The following proteins are encoded in a genomic region of Gouania willdenowi chromosome 6, fGouWil2.1, whole genome shotgun sequence:
- the asb13b gene encoding ankyrin repeat and SOCS box protein 13 produces the protein MEITRTRPSLFGEIAHGLGFWTDRSAVHEAAAQGRVLQLQRLIEGGAAVNIVAVDSITPLHEACIQGQTQCVRLLLDAGAQVDARNIDGSTPLCDAGAAGSLDCVKLLLEYGATVNPPLFTFSPLHEACMGGNSDCVQLLIDRGALMEAHDCHYGTPLHVACARQNYDCAKVLLNAGANVNAAKLHETALHHAAKAKNLELMELLVEFGGNVFARDNLNKKPVHYTSVGSPSYLRLQFYENTPLTLQQLSRLVLRQKLGVRSRDVLSRLSLPNRIINFLFYRPPPVIEV, from the exons ATGGAGATCACTCGGACCAGGCCCTCCTTGTTCGGGGAAATTG CTCATGGCCTCGGTTTCTGGACTGACCGCTCGGCTGTGCACGAGGCCGCCGCCCAGGGCCGGGTGCTCCAGCTGCAACGGCTGATCGAAGGAGGGGCAGCGGTCAACATCGTGGCAGTGGACTCCATCACCCCGCTGCATGAAGCCTGCATTCAGGGTCAGACGCAGTGTGTGAGGCTGCTGCTGGATGCTGGAGCCCAG GTGGATGCTCGTAACATTGATGGCAGCACGCCGCTTTGCGATGCTGGTGCAGCAGGAAGTCTGGACTGCGTTAAACTGTTGTTGGAGTACGGAGCAACTGTCAACCCTCCTCTGTTCACCTTCTCACCTCTGCACGAGGCCTGCATGGGAG GTAATTCAGACTGTGTTCAGCTGCTGATTGACCGAGGAGCATTGATGGAGGCCCACGACTGTCACTATGGGACGCCCCTTCACGTCGCCTGTGCCCGGCAAAACTATGACTGCGCCAAAGTCCTCCTCAACGCAG GGGCAAACGTGAATGCAGCCAAACTCCACGAGACGGCGCTTCATCATGCAGCTAAAGCTAAGAACCTGGAGCTGATGGAGCTGCTGGTGGAGTTTGGAGGAAACGTGTTTGCCAGAGACAACCTGAACAAGAAACCTGTCCACTACACCAGTGTGGGCTCACCCTCTTACCTCCGCCTACAGTTCTATGAGA ACACACCTCTCACCCTGCAGCAGCTCAGTCGATTGGTTTTGAGGCAGAAACTTGGCGTACGGTCACGTGATGTTCTCTCCCGGCTCAGCTTGCCCAATCGCATCATCAACTTCCTGTTCTACAGGCCGCCGCCGGTCATTGAAGTCTAA